One part of the Candidatus Aquiluna sp. UB-MaderosW2red genome encodes these proteins:
- a CDS encoding sulfurtransferase — protein MSQNERIAQYAHPEVVVTDSWLFENLASVKVVECDEDILLYETGHIPTAVKLDWHTELNHPASRDYLDGEAFAKLMNEKGISRDDTVVLYGDKSNWWATYAFWVFKLFGHQDVRMLDGGRAKWISAGRELTKDAPAASSGQYPIVERDDSTIRAFREEVLEKLGAPLIDVRSFPEYTGERLHMPDYPNEGASRGGHIPTAASIPWSKAIQEDETFRTLAELEEIYFKNTGFDRDSDFIAYCRIGERSSHSWFVLKYLLGVKNVKNYDGSWTEWGNLVGVPIAVGEEPGVAR, from the coding sequence ATGAGCCAGAACGAGCGAATCGCCCAGTACGCCCACCCAGAGGTTGTTGTCACTGATAGCTGGCTATTTGAGAACCTTGCCAGCGTGAAGGTTGTGGAGTGTGATGAGGACATTTTGCTCTATGAAACTGGCCACATCCCGACCGCTGTGAAGCTCGATTGGCACACCGAATTGAATCACCCAGCTTCTCGTGACTACCTAGATGGCGAAGCTTTTGCGAAGCTCATGAACGAAAAAGGCATTTCCCGAGACGACACTGTCGTGCTTTACGGAGACAAGAGCAACTGGTGGGCAACCTATGCCTTTTGGGTCTTCAAGCTCTTTGGTCACCAGGACGTTCGCATGCTCGATGGCGGCAGGGCAAAGTGGATTTCGGCCGGACGCGAGCTAACCAAAGATGCTCCGGCTGCCTCATCCGGGCAATACCCGATTGTCGAGCGTGATGATTCAACTATCAGGGCTTTTAGGGAAGAAGTACTGGAGAAACTCGGTGCGCCGCTCATTGATGTTCGTTCCTTCCCGGAGTACACCGGAGAAAGACTGCACATGCCGGATTACCCCAACGAGGGCGCTTCTCGTGGCGGACACATCCCAACAGCCGCATCCATTCCCTGGTCAAAAGCTATCCAGGAGGATGAAACTTTCAGGACGCTAGCGGAGCTCGAAGAGATTTATTTCAAGAACACCGGCTTTGATCGAGACTCAGACTTCATCGCCTACTGCAGAATTGGTGAGCGCTCAAGTCACTCCTGGTTCGTTTTGAAGTACCTTCTGGGAGTGAAAAATGTAAAAAATTACGATGGCAGCTGGACCGAGTGGGGAAACCTTGTCGGTGTCCCAATTGCTGTGGGCGAGGAGCCAGGAGTCGCTAGATGA
- the zapE gene encoding cell division protein ZapE: protein MSEPSSLRGDSLTSILPEISTIELMRGLMPPREFETSRFDNYIPDQNFPSQATALELAIQFVAPSRPKRKAPETNPGIYLDGGFGVGKTHLLASIWHGFSGRRAFGSFLDYTSLVGYLGFQQALSQLGEYKLICIDEFELDDPGDTMIMSRLLKELSQKGVRFAATSNTPPNALGEGRFAASDFKREIQGLGERFQMVSIDGDDYRHRDSDTHVESMSEAGLQGWVLQQDNGYSDSFEDLLKHLAALHPTKYRALVSRATGVGITDFHQLEDQAQALRFVGFIDRLYEAKVPLRTSGKVPVTMVFSETMKLGGYRKKYLRAISRIGALSEL from the coding sequence GTGTCTGAACCAAGTTCGCTTCGAGGCGATTCCCTCACCTCCATTCTCCCAGAAATTTCGACCATAGAGCTCATGCGCGGACTAATGCCTCCCAGAGAGTTTGAAACCTCAAGGTTTGATAACTACATTCCGGACCAAAATTTCCCGAGCCAGGCTACAGCCCTTGAACTCGCGATTCAGTTTGTGGCTCCTTCAAGACCTAAGCGCAAAGCACCAGAGACTAATCCGGGAATTTATCTAGACGGCGGCTTTGGAGTCGGCAAGACCCACCTCCTGGCTTCAATATGGCATGGCTTCAGCGGTAGGAGGGCCTTCGGTTCATTTTTGGATTACACCTCGCTGGTTGGGTATCTGGGGTTCCAGCAAGCACTAAGTCAACTGGGCGAGTACAAACTAATCTGCATCGACGAGTTCGAGCTAGATGATCCGGGCGACACGATGATCATGTCGCGATTGCTAAAAGAACTCAGTCAAAAAGGGGTTCGGTTTGCCGCAACCTCAAACACTCCGCCCAACGCCCTGGGCGAGGGGCGCTTTGCGGCTTCAGATTTCAAACGAGAGATTCAAGGCCTTGGGGAGCGCTTTCAAATGGTCTCAATTGATGGCGATGACTATCGCCATCGAGATTCGGATACTCATGTCGAATCAATGAGCGAAGCGGGCCTTCAGGGCTGGGTGTTGCAGCAAGATAATGGTTACTCAGACTCTTTTGAAGATTTGCTCAAGCATCTCGCGGCACTTCACCCGACAAAGTATCGGGCTTTGGTCTCTAGGGCCACCGGAGTAGGAATAACAGATTTTCATCAACTCGAGGACCAAGCTCAAGCACTGAGGTTTGTTGGCTTTATTGATCGACTTTACGAGGCAAAGGTGCCCTTGCGAACCTCGGGGAAGGTTCCGGTCACCATGGTCTTCTCGGAAACAATGAAGCTTGGTGGTTACCGGAAAAAATATCTAAGAGCAATTTCTCGAATTGGGGCGCTGAGCGAACTCTAA
- a CDS encoding ammonium transporter: MDQGNTAFVLFSAAFVLLMTPGLAFFYGGLVKSKSVVSMMMLSFGSLALVAVLWVLYGYAITFADIDDAGWIGIPHLIGIDTNAIGLAAQVADAANPSGAFPEMAFVAFQATFAILTVALISGAIADRAKFGAWMLFAGFWATLVYFPVAGWVFNFIDSGEGGWIVDKLGAIDFAGGTAVHINAGAAGLALAIVLGKRFGFSKGIMQPHNVPLTLIGASLLWFGWFGFNAGSQLAADGVAALAFINTIAAPAAAMLGWIAVETMRHGKGTSIGAASGVVAGLVAITPACASIDPIWAIVLGLVTGAVCALAIDLKFRLGFDDSLDVVGIHLVGGMIGTLSIGVFGNGVGFLFGFGFEQLWFQLVGSVAVLIYSFVMALAIGFAIEKTIGFRVKHEDELAGIDTAVHGELAYSFGSDKA; the protein is encoded by the coding sequence ATGGATCAAGGAAACACGGCATTCGTGCTCTTTTCAGCGGCATTTGTGCTGCTGATGACACCCGGACTCGCCTTTTTTTATGGCGGCCTGGTGAAGTCAAAAAGCGTTGTGAGCATGATGATGCTGAGTTTTGGCTCCCTGGCATTAGTGGCGGTGCTCTGGGTGCTTTACGGCTACGCAATTACCTTCGCAGACATCGACGATGCGGGCTGGATTGGCATTCCTCACCTCATCGGCATTGACACCAACGCGATTGGACTAGCGGCCCAAGTTGCTGACGCAGCAAATCCTTCTGGCGCTTTCCCAGAGATGGCCTTCGTGGCATTTCAAGCGACCTTCGCTATTTTGACTGTGGCTCTGATTTCCGGTGCGATCGCGGACAGGGCCAAGTTTGGCGCTTGGATGCTTTTCGCTGGTTTTTGGGCAACCCTGGTTTACTTTCCAGTTGCGGGCTGGGTTTTCAACTTCATTGACTCCGGCGAGGGAGGCTGGATAGTCGATAAGCTCGGCGCAATCGACTTTGCAGGTGGAACAGCCGTACACATTAATGCCGGGGCTGCAGGTCTTGCTCTGGCGATAGTCCTGGGCAAGCGTTTCGGGTTCTCAAAGGGAATCATGCAGCCCCACAACGTCCCACTGACCCTTATTGGTGCGTCGCTATTGTGGTTCGGCTGGTTCGGTTTCAACGCCGGGAGTCAGCTAGCAGCAGATGGGGTTGCTGCTCTTGCATTCATCAACACCATCGCAGCACCGGCAGCCGCGATGCTCGGTTGGATCGCAGTTGAGACAATGCGACACGGAAAAGGCACAAGCATTGGAGCCGCTTCGGGGGTGGTTGCGGGCTTAGTTGCCATCACACCTGCCTGCGCATCGATTGATCCAATCTGGGCAATTGTCCTAGGTCTAGTGACCGGCGCCGTGTGTGCCCTGGCAATCGATCTCAAATTTCGACTCGGTTTTGATGACTCGCTCGACGTAGTCGGCATACACCTGGTTGGAGGCATGATCGGAACCCTGTCAATTGGAGTCTTTGGAAATGGAGTCGGTTTCCTATTTGGATTCGGATTCGAACAGCTTTGGTTCCAGTTGGTTGGTTCGGTTGCCGTTCTGATTTACAGCTTCGTAATGGCTCTAGCGATTGGCTTTGCTATCGAAAAGACTATTGGCTTCAGAGTCAAGCACGAGGATGAGTTGGCGGGCATCGATACCGCGGTTCACGGCGAGCTGGCATACAGCTTTGGCAGCGATAAGGCCTAA
- a CDS encoding ABC transporter ATP-binding protein — MTSPQDPLVHIDHFKMRFSGVTVIEDLSFDVQRGETFGFLGSNGSGKTTTLRALLGILTADSGTLHIDGRPFTPKDGSRLGYLPEERGLYKKESVLTVMTYFGELKGLSRKAAANWSMNYLERVGLADKGKARVDKLSGGQQQKVQLGVTIMNDPELLILDEPTKGFDPVNRRLLMDIIDERKLAGSTVLMVTHQMEEVERLCDRIILLKDGRAKAYGTVPEVQSQYGETMIRIHYSGDIPTSPHYKITTMDRNYAELTLTGATGEGEILRELVNAGVLVRSFTPSKLSLDEIFVKIYGAQNDSEDA, encoded by the coding sequence ATGACATCACCACAAGACCCTCTGGTTCACATCGATCATTTCAAGATGAGATTCTCAGGGGTGACCGTCATTGAAGACCTCTCCTTCGACGTGCAGCGGGGCGAGACCTTCGGGTTTCTTGGTTCAAACGGTTCGGGCAAAACGACAACTCTTCGGGCCCTTCTTGGAATATTAACAGCCGACAGCGGAACCCTGCACATTGATGGTCGGCCTTTCACTCCCAAGGACGGTAGTCGTTTGGGATACCTTCCTGAGGAGCGGGGCCTGTACAAAAAGGAATCGGTTTTGACTGTCATGACCTATTTTGGAGAATTGAAAGGTCTAAGCAGAAAAGCCGCCGCCAACTGGTCGATGAATTACCTAGAACGCGTGGGCCTAGCAGACAAGGGTAAAGCGCGAGTCGATAAGCTTTCCGGCGGCCAGCAGCAGAAGGTGCAGCTTGGGGTCACCATAATGAACGACCCAGAATTACTAATTTTGGACGAGCCAACCAAAGGATTTGACCCGGTGAATCGCCGTCTTTTAATGGACATCATTGACGAACGGAAACTGGCCGGTTCGACAGTTTTGATGGTTACCCACCAGATGGAAGAAGTCGAGCGCCTGTGCGACAGAATTATCCTTCTGAAAGATGGTCGGGCAAAAGCCTACGGAACCGTTCCCGAGGTTCAAAGCCAATATGGCGAGACAATGATCAGAATCCACTATTCGGGTGACATACCAACTTCGCCGCATTACAAAATTACGACCATGGACCGCAATTACGCAGAGCTCACCCTCACCGGTGCAACTGGCGAAGGAGAGATACTTCGAGAACTAGTGAACGCTGGGGTTCTTGTTCGCAGTTTTACCCCCAGCAAGCTTTCTCTGGATGAAATCTTCGTCAAAATCTACGGAGCTCAAAACGATTCGGAAGATGCCTGA
- the nhaA gene encoding Na+/H+ antiporter NhaA, whose protein sequence is MKSERSAAIALMAAAIIGLIVANSPLGPGLFAAKDFDLSIDFLNLNLSLEMLVSDLFLAVFFLVAGLELKYELTSGMLSKASTAFVPVLAGIGGIAVPASVYLVFNSSGDYVNGWPIPTATDIAFALGVLAIFGRGLPRSARIFLLALAIFDDLVAISIIAIFFTEDAQPFWLLATAAIAAAHIYAERKNKLPINLLRTVTFILLWYTVFQSGIHATVAGVILGLIIPSKKTHALTKKLQPWTSTVVLPLFAFFSVGILLPKFEGDTSSVFLGIMIALPLGKMVGITAFGVLGNAIARKEAKLDLEPLDFMAISLLAGVGFTVSLLMTKLAFKGNEELISEGTLGVVLGSLIAMTLGAALSQYRGRYHMRKRRLEKQAQQDKS, encoded by the coding sequence ATGAAAAGCGAAAGATCTGCCGCAATTGCCCTTATGGCGGCCGCCATAATTGGCTTAATAGTTGCAAACAGCCCCTTGGGGCCAGGCTTATTCGCTGCCAAAGACTTTGACTTGAGCATAGATTTTTTGAACCTCAACCTGAGTCTGGAGATGTTAGTAAGTGATTTATTTCTCGCCGTTTTCTTTTTGGTGGCAGGTCTAGAACTCAAATACGAGCTCACATCCGGCATGCTTTCCAAAGCATCCACCGCTTTCGTTCCAGTTCTAGCTGGGATTGGCGGCATAGCTGTGCCGGCCTCGGTTTACTTGGTCTTTAATTCCAGTGGGGACTACGTAAATGGCTGGCCAATTCCCACTGCGACCGACATCGCATTCGCACTCGGGGTCCTGGCCATATTTGGTCGCGGGCTACCACGGTCCGCAAGGATATTCCTGCTAGCTCTCGCAATCTTTGATGACCTGGTTGCGATCTCAATCATCGCAATATTTTTCACTGAAGATGCTCAGCCGTTTTGGCTCTTGGCCACCGCGGCTATCGCAGCCGCGCACATTTATGCAGAGCGCAAAAATAAACTGCCTATTAACCTGCTCAGAACCGTAACCTTCATATTGCTCTGGTACACGGTTTTCCAATCCGGTATTCACGCCACGGTTGCCGGAGTGATTCTTGGTCTAATAATTCCGAGCAAGAAGACCCATGCGCTGACGAAGAAGCTTCAGCCGTGGACAAGCACCGTTGTACTTCCATTATTTGCCTTCTTCTCGGTGGGCATCTTGCTTCCAAAATTCGAAGGCGACACCTCTTCGGTATTCCTGGGCATAATGATTGCCTTGCCACTTGGCAAGATGGTGGGCATCACGGCCTTTGGCGTTCTGGGAAATGCGATAGCTAGAAAGGAAGCCAAGCTCGATTTGGAACCTCTTGATTTCATGGCCATCTCCCTATTGGCTGGAGTCGGTTTCACGGTTTCGCTTTTGATGACAAAACTCGCTTTCAAGGGAAACGAAGAGCTGATTTCGGAAGGCACCCTGGGCGTTGTGCTTGGGTCTTTAATTGCCATGACTCTCGGTGCGGCACTTTCGCAATACCGCGGCCGATATCACATGCGCAAGCGCAGGCTTGAGAAACAAGCTCAGCAAGACAAGTCTTAG